GTACGTCAGCTTATGAAAGCTTTTATTGGGGTAAGAAAATTTGAACAAATCAATTGTAGTCTTTCATCAGATTGATCAATAAGAATATTCGTATTCTCAATTTCGTGACCCTAGATGATTTTTCATTAATACCTAAAACCACTAGGTTGAAACTTTAATATATTTAGTTGAGTGCACATTTATCTTTTGCTCCTCTAAAATGTTTTCTTTTCTTCGGATGCACATGGGAATAAAGCTGATCAGGTATGTGAAAAGCTTCAAGGCGTTTGGGATTACTTAGTGTTGTTGGATATATTTTTACAACTTATAAGGTAACTTAATCATCTGTTTGAGGGCTCATACTTGGTTTTTCTATCAATTTGGATCAGTGTTTTTATGAATGTGTTTTCAGCTACATAAATGTTTTTTTAAgacaaaaagaatattttttttttcatttctgttGGATATATATTCGCTCACAAATCTAGGAACTGCTAGAATAAATATTCATTCATACCTATGATTCCATACATTTAGAATACTCCAGGTGATAATACATCAATATGTATTtgctattgattttttttttttttttggtttgtttgtAATGCTTTGTGAAACATATTGAATATTGATTATTGATTCGAAACAGGTAAGAATAAATACATCTAAGGAAATTCTGCACCTGTAAGGGTACGTAAGAGAAGAgatttttataaaacaaaattgATTCTGGTATGTCTTTGATAActttttcaaaataaaattggaggattattatttattttttatgggCATACGTCTAATTAATTGTGATTACTAATATCTTTAAGTGATGTAACATAACAACAAAAAAGTATATCATATGAGTTTGAGATGGGTTGTCATGATAATGTACATACGTAGAGATCTTGAGTTTATTTTCCTACAAAACTCATGGAGACAATTTTCTTAATTCCAAATTCAATCATATTATACCTATAGGATTGGATTATTAATAACTTCATTGGCTTGGCTTAATCAGACTTCATAAAATTGTTTAGTACGTGTGAAACTATGTACAATCCTATCAGCAAAATGCATCAAAGTTGGTAAGCTTCACTTCATTTTACATCGTAAAATCGTTACTATGAACTGGACCCTCCAAGGGGGTCAAGCTTTCAGAAAATTTTTTCAGCTCTCTTTGTGAATTAGTATAGATGCAGTTGATCTCCATCCATTTATTATGAACCATTTTCAGGACTTTCGACTATACTATGAATGTCAACTCTAACAATTATATGGATCAAATACAGTAAGGTATGAAGATAAGAATCAGAAAGACCCATTGAAATTTGTTGAAGCCTCGGATACAATACATGATCAAGAAAATTTGAAACTACAATTTGGCATCTTACTGAAACTCCTATCCCGCAGGGTTTGTGTGCACTTGCCTAAAAAACTATCTGATCTCAATCTATTGTTAGTTCAATATGTAGTTCAAAGGGTATgtatatccttccttttacagAACACTGCAGGCACCaagtttttttttgcattgatttttaaaatAGATTTTGTTCTTAATATAAATTGAGGTTACGTCATAATTACTGTTTATGCTATGGAGGGTCTTGCCGATGTGGGGCTTTGGTGAACAAAATGAACCATGCAAGAATAAGTTTGTTTGATCAATGAAATCTTGGAAGCACCTGGTTTCACATTTCATTGAAAAACAAAGGTATAGTCAACTTAATAATGATTATGTGTAAGTTATtctcatatttttttttccatcaaTTTTGTTCTCGAGTTTTTTTGCCATCAGTTCTGTTCTTGGAATACATGTAGATACCCGTGGTTCATGACCAATACAAACTCTAAATCGTCTAGAACCATCATCTTTCTTTTTGTACATTAGTTATTCAACATAAAAAACAACTTTGCCTTCCGCAACAAactcattttgttttgttttgtttgtattTGGATTATTAATTATAGATAGTCTGGATCATGTCATAACACGGGTGATTGAGCCCCAGTTTACCAGGATCGGCGTCATAACACCGGTTGGGGATTGATCCCCAAGTTATTGGATTGATGCTTTATTAGTTCTTTTGCATTTCTATATATGGTCCATGAGATTCTGCTAAAGTAACTGGGGATGTAATAGAGTGGAGTCATGTTGTTTCTTTGGAGTAAAAGGAAAATTCTTGCATAAATAAACGATATTAAAATACTCTACGATTAGGTATCTGTTGTTGGTTATTGAGCTGCTTAAACCCCAAACTGTTCTCATCTACACTCATTTATAATTTGTATAGTTTGTAAAGTGTAAAATTAGTTGATTTGAAAATACGACTGACAAAAATCGGAAAATAGTGGGATCTTACCTACTGATTCGACATGGATGGGTGTAAATTTTGGAACTATGAAAGATATTCGTAGTTAAAAGGGAAATCAAGATTTCTTGACTATGTTTTAAATTTGCCTCATGATATTTCAGATGAAAAATAATTGAACTATTTTCCGTCATTAGATATTTGATCTCTTAGCAAATTGAATCATTGATTAAACATCACCAACGCTATAACAATTGAAAATATTGACTTATTTGAGTGAAAAGCTTACGGGTAGATGGTGTTGAATGGTCAAAGAAGTTGATGGAGTATATGCTAAtgtttttatgttatttttgaaGAAAATTAGGTCTTATGTTAATTTAGCTTAATGAATTTGGATGTACTCTTTTTTGTCCAACATATGGAACAGTTGGAAGCATTTTTGGCTGCAGGATTGATGACAAAATGAATAAAGAAACTGATAAGTGTGTGGTAGAGCAAATATTTTGGATTAGGTTGAGAATAATTTACCTCCTTGGAAAAAAAATTAGCATATAATTTTTTAGGAAGTAACGAAAATTTATGCACAACATCATCCAAGGAGATAACTATTTGTTAAACTTTCCCAAATGTCTCTGACCTGTTTAAACTTTTCTTTCACATATCATGATCATATCTTATGTGTATCTTTTTGTGCATATATGCAGAAAATGTAAGTGTTTTGATCATGCAATGTTCGAGCAAGGTGTATCAACCTAGATTGTTGGtggaacaaaagaaaacaaaccaaTGAAGAGGGTCATCTGGTTATGTAACTATTTATcttcattttctttattttttggctATGTAATTCAAGTGGGTTGGCGTTGTTTCCGAGAACCACCACACCATAATATAATTTATGTATGAAAATAAACTTATCATACTTAAATGAATAAAGTTCTAATTTTTTTAAACTGTTATCCAGCTTTCCCCTCATTTAACAGTTAATCTAAGTGAAAGATTTGTGCATTTGTGTTCCATGTAATTTTATATTACCTATTTATCTTTGTTGTTTAGAGTTCTGCGAGTGAGAATAAAATCACTCATAAATGTTAATTGTACAAACAAGAAACACAAATAAGCAGTGTCGTCGATTAATCCAACCAGAAAGAAATTATCACACAATGGGAAAAATTACAcatataaatataaaaatatgGAATTTGATATCAAGGCTTCAAGGAGTATAATCAAATTTAGGTTTAAGTCGTGGAAATTTTGAATTAAATGAATTTTATTGTAATTATTTAAGGACGATATTCAAGTTTAGGCTTAAGTTGTGACAATTTTTAATTAAATGGATTTCATTGTAATTATTAAATTATTAGATGGTATTTATGCCTCAATTATACTTTGATGGTATTTATGCCTCAATTATACTTTGTGTAGTTTCTAATATGTTTGTTCTCATGTTGATTTAGACCGGCCCGAGCAATTTAAAAGAAATTAGATCTTTTTAATTCTATTCCTTTGATGATGCAGAATGAACAATGGTGAACAAGTTGGTAATTAATCAACCAACGATGTTTGAAAATCCATTTCAGCTTGGCTACAATTCAAACAAAATTTTAGggtattgcaatatataaaatatttAGTTAATGCTTTCAGTTGTTATTGTCAAAGGTGTACATAATAGACCTACCCAGAATTCATATTTTTGATGTGTACAAATCATTTTAAACTATACATATGACATTCTAATTACTAAAATATAGTTTGAGGTATCAAATTTTTATATTCGTATAAAATAGTTCGACTAATCAAGATTTTTATAAAGATGTTTAAATGCATTCGGGCAACGGGCACGGGCGAAGCCCCGCCACACAAATCGACAATTCTCACcagcccggtgcgtagcacgggttacaTACTAGTATGTATAAATACTGAATGACAATCAGGTCTATACATTTGTGAGACAATTAACACCTAAAACCTAGAATCTTTGATCCTGCTCGTTTCCGCGAAGAAAACCCAATACCTACAATCGAGCACCGCTTTCACATTGTGGCAGGGATCATGATGAAGGTGGGGAAGTTAATGGAGGAACTAGAGGTACAGGATTTAAGGCTCCTATGAACACTCGTGATAAGATTTGCAAATATTGGATGTCTGATGAATGTTCTTTCGGTGAAAGTTGCAAATTCTTGCATTGGTGGTTTGTCAGTGATGATTTCACCATGTTGGCGCAACTTGATGGACACGAGAAGGAGATGGTCATTAGCGGGATTGATGTACCAACGGGTCTGAAAAATTATATTCTGGTAGCAAAGATGGAACTGTTGGGGTCTGGGACTGTCAAACTGGCCAGTGTGCTGCTGTAATTAACCTTGGATCTGAAGTCGGATGTGTCATCAGTGAAGGACCCTGGGTCTTTGTTGGAATTAAGAATTGTGTCAAGGCTTGGAATACTCAAACTAATAGTGAGATCAGTCTTGGTGGTCCATCTGGACAAGTTTTtatgccttggttgtgggagatgaAATGCTATTTGCTGGAACACAGGATGGTAGCATATTGGTCTGGAAATTTGTTGCCGCAACCAATGGTTTTGAGCCTGCTGCTGCTCTTAAGGGTCATAGCGCATCTGTTGTTACATTAGTCGTAGGCGGGAATAGACTCTACTCTGGATCCATGGATAACACAATAAGGGTGTGGGGACTTGAGACATTACAGTGCATTTATACTCTGACAGATCACACATCAGTTGTAATGTCTGTTCTTTGCTGGGATCAGTATTTATTGTCATGTTCTCTGGACAAAACAATAAAGGTATGGGCTCTTAAGGAGAATGGAAAGTTAGAAGTCATTTACAAccgtgaagaagaacatggtttgtTAGTGCTCTCTGGGATGCCTGATGCACAAGGAAAACCTGTGTTGATATGCTCATGCAATGACAACACCGCTCGTCTCTATGACCTGCCATTGTTCACGGAACGAGGAAAGATTTATGCCAAAGAGGAGATTCGAGCTATTCAAACTGCTCCTGGTGGTCTATTTTTTACTGGGGATGGAAATGGTGATCTAAAAGTGTGGAAATGGACTGAACAATCACCCGTTGCTGCAGAAACACTAAAACAGTGATGTAAACTGCATAATGACAGTATGGAGTGGAGTTCTGGACAATATAAAGCATCTCAGGCAGTAAGAAATTTTGTATCTGAGCAGTAAACACGTAACGAAGATGTTAAGGCAGATTGAAGATTGTTGTCAGCAATTAATATTTTTCAGTGAAGTTCAGAAAAGTGAAATATTTTTCCGATGAaccaagaaaacagaaaaatgcGGCAATCAAAGACATGAAAATGATGTCAAAGcttccattcttttagtttgGGTATAATTTTTCATGAGAGTTTGTAATCTTTCGAGTCTCATTTATATGTAACATTGTATTAAAAACAAAAAGCAGAAGTATGATGATGAATGAAAGCAATTCTTTGTTGGTTCTAAAAAATGCTTTAAGAGACGACACCAAAATTTATACTTATGCATCTAAGTTCATTCGTGTTCTAGTGCTCAAACAAAAACCTAACAATTTTTGATAACATAACATGGTTTTGATTTGGAGCACAGATACTAAAGGTGACAGTAAAACGCAAATTAGAAAAAAGAAACAACTAGTTGAGAACAACTTTGTAGCTGAAAATTCTCTAACTAAGTTATATATTTCACCTTTTCACAATGTAGTACATTTTAATCCTTTTTCGTTTGAATTTAACGAACAAAGGAATCCGAGGAGAAACAATTACAAAAACATAGTATAAAGTAAAAGTACAAGTACATACATGAGAACTACAGAACTGTACCTAATGAATTTAGGCAGGAACAGCTTCAATCAAATTGGCGAAGTAAAACTGCGTATTAGTGAATCCTTTCTTATTTACTTTCCACCCAGCCTTCTGTAGAGCTCTTTCTATATCCGCCTCTCTATGTAGGTATGCTCTTGTCGCCTTTGATGGCCCAGGAAACAGCTCTCCTATTCTCTTCAATATATCATAGTAATATGTCTTAGGCGCAAAACTCAGTATCAGTCGTTTTTCAGCTAATGATGCTAAATGCGCAATCATTCCATCCGCTTTACTTTGTGGGTAATGTATCAATACGTCTAAGCAAACAACTGTGTCATATTTCCCATCCAAACTCTCTAAATCACTCACTGTAAACTTTGGCAACACTGGCACTACTGATGACCCATCACTGCTCCCTCCCAAAAGCTCTTCTTTTGCCTACACAACAATGCAAATGATCGAATTTAAACAAAAGAGGACAGCCAGTATCTACAGATGATATCCTGCTAAATGCGCAGAACTTGGATTCTGGGGTTTGGGCAAAAATTACAATGTAATGCCAGAAGTCAGTTCAAAATTACAAAAACCAAACCCCTCTATATAATTCAATTTGCAGGAAGATTCGGTTCAACAGGTCGATCAAGCCGGTAAAAGACGGCATTGTACATTCTAAATATGCCCTTAATTAAGATGACATTGTACATTCTAAATATACCTACATGTTTAGAATCTCGGTCCATTCATTGGACATAAAATTAGAAAGTTCATAACTAATAACTGTGAAATTACCTGTTTCTCAGCTTCCGAAACCATAGCAGCAGAAATATCACTGGAATAAACAACCGCACCTTGTTTAGCTAAAGGAATAGACAAACAACCAGTACCACAACCAGCATCACAGACAGTAACTCCTTCAAGAGACCTATCCTCGGTCAAAATCTTCATAACATTTTCGACAGTTTTAGAATGTCCCAATCTGATATCAAGCTGAACTTTATTAACATCATCAGTCTCACCATAAATCTTCTTCCATCTCTGAAACCCAGTACTATTAAAATACTCTCTTACAACTtctttatcaccaccaccaacttcTTCTGCTTGAAGTTGTCGTCGCTTTTCGGGGTCTGCAATCGACAAAATTGCAGCTAGTGCAGCAATTGAACCACCACCGAGTACTGCAAGTGTTGTACTGTCAAAGGTGGTCGTAATGGCTGAGACATCAGTTGCTGTTGATAGTGGTGGGAGTGCTTTTGTTTGTGTGATTAAGGGTTTGTTAATTCTGGGTTTGTTGTTTGATAATGGAAAACTATGGGTTTGATTTTGAGTGTGGAAACAAACTGGAGAAGACACAATTGTTGAGAATGCCATGAATTTTTCAGTGATGAAGAAAACAAAGAGTCTGCTCACTCACTCAGGAATCTCTCTGAAGAGCTGATAATGTAATCCTCTGGATAGGATAATATCCTGGATTTCCTCTGAGTTTGGTGGTGGGTCCAACTTTGGCTGTGGGTCCTAGGAGTACTTTACTGGTAAGAATGGAATGGTGTTTCGATTCCAAGGTCGTGCTAGAGCAACCTGATTATTAGAGTTCCTGCGGGCTTGGTTTTTAAGACGAGCCTGGTTCTGgttcccttttttttttattagtttgcataaaaaaaaaaaactaaggttCAGTAGCAACCAGTCTTGGTGCAGTCATATCTCTTGTATCATTGTGAAAATCTGAAATAAAACTTGGAATGCTTCCTATCCAaactccttcatattttttttcgcAACAATTAGCTACTGTATCAGCAATTCTATTAGTTAGCTTCTTTATATCTTTGTTTAAACTTCACTTGATAAAATGCACGGTTGAGCTTTGCAATCTCTCGGACAAGGACGCCAGTATTCCAGTGAGACTCATCTTTATCATTTAACGGTGGAATGCAAAAGTAGAATCACTTTTCACTTCCACACGATGTATGCCCAACTTAGCAGCCGACTTAAGACTATCTCTGaaacttttgcaatattattgTTATTCTTGGAAATGTGCTTCCTAATATAGGCAAGAACGGCTGCATCTTCAACTATAATGACTCTACCAGTCCCTGCAAAACCACACTCATTCATTTGAAGAGCCATCAGTATTTGGATTACAAAAACATGTACTAGGCCCATGCCAAGCAATATGAATCTCCTGCGTCTCCTTACTTCCTGCGTACAAGTCTGAATTTAACATTATGAAATTCATGATCCGGTTTCATTGTTTAGCAAGCTTTTGAATTTCACATTTTCAAAGACTACCATACACTCTATAAAATgaacgaaaaatgggtcatttgtccaaatatttttaaaacatggctcaaatggacgagtaaaaattattatgggtgaaatagacaccaaaaaaatagcaaggatgaaactggatgcatcctgacttaaacttaaaaaatagcaaggatgaaactggatgcatcctgatgtaaattaaaaataagaaaaagtgtttaaaaatgggtaggacacccaggaattgttgattttggtctttttaaccaattttgtgtaaaatgAAAGGTCAAACATCTTTCTATTTCAAATCCTCCATGCAAGCGTCATAATTCCACATCTTTCGTAAGAAACTAGTAGAGCATATATCAAAATTAAACAGTAAGCTAGTCCAATTACTTACCTTATCCAAGATTGGTCACACTTTAGAGCACCCAATTAATAAATAAATGAAATGGAGTTTCAAAAGCAGAGTTACAAAATATACATCTCGGATGAGTATATTTGGTTTTACGATACAAAAATTCATTCAAATTTAAATTGTTAAAAAGAACTTATACTTGAAAGGACGGtgaaatttcagagaaatcttcaTTCCTTGTTAGAAGCAAGAGTATCACTAGCTTTCACATTCAGGAATCTATAAGCCTCTTTGACTGTGACGACACCAAACTTACTGGTAATCCACAATACAGTTTGTCAAAATTATTATTAGCATTCTTGATAGGAATAGGAAGAATTAAATACACAGTATCATAATTATTATAGCATTCTAGATTTCCAACACAAGCTACTATTTCATATTTTCTCAGTGTTATCACTAACTCTACCCCATTAAAGAGGAGCACTGAGGTACTTACTTGGAATCTTAGGAACTTGTACTCTAAGTGCATTAGCCATGCCTTTGCAGAAACTTCTTCGGAGATAAGAGGAAGTTAGCATAGTGGACTTGCTCTTATTGATTTTCTGACCCGTctaagaacaaaaattctaagatTAAGAGCATTTTTGTCCGAAGCCTTCAAAAAGATAATAATATCATCTGTAAAAAGGGAGTGAGTTATTATGGGTGCACCTGTAGCAACTCTAAAAAAATTCAAAGCCATATTAGCTATACTTGCATTAATAAGCATGGAAAGAGACTAAAGGTTGATGTGTCAACTCTACCGAAAAGCATACCTTCAAAAATTGGTGATCGCACTCCTTAATTTGAAAGTACAATCATTGTTATCACTTTAATCTATAATCTCTAATCATATTTTAGGTGATATAAGGTTGGGGTTTCTGATTGTCTTTAAGTCGGCTAGGATGTAAGGCTGTTAGAGATATATCCAAAGtatgatttctattaataaaATGATATTATCCACATTAACAGTCTTTCTGGATATCTATATATTGTATGAACATGGGGATTACATGTAAATGAATTTCATCTTTCGTAAGCACCTGACAGCTGGGACCCAATTAATTTTCCTTCCTTGCAGTTGTTATAACCTGGGACAACTCTTCAGTATGACTATCTCGTTTTCCATGTCTTCACTTAGCTGACAACGTCGCGGTTCTTCTCAGCTTTGTTATTAGACGCAAATCTTTCTCGTTTATCTCTatgttttttttgtatttggcAACCTGTGGTTTAATCCTTGGACATTTGGTTCAGATCTTCGACATGACCTTAAATCTTACTTCACGTCTTAGTTGTATTACTCTTCAGATGTCAGTTATCGTCTAGAAGCTATATTTTGTCATCTACATATTGACCCCAATTTGATTAAAATAAGTATTTTGACTTTTTTTTATATTAAACTTAATTCATTTTTGCTTTGATAGCTCGTAACTTTATTTGTAGCGACCTTTATCAGCTTATTTTGTGCTGATGTTTGATAGGATACCTGGGTATCCTATTTAGGTGTTTATTGACTCTATTCCACCTTTCCGAGTTCCTTCTGGGTATTTAGGATTTTTCCAGGTTATACATATATCCCATTTCCTTTCCAAAAGTTAAGTATCATCTATGAAGATATTAGATACATTCATCGATCCAGTATTTTAtcttgtcatgtcatgtcagatAAGGTGTTGTATACCTCCTTTAAGACTTAGTTACTTTCTACAAATTTATATTTTTCTCTTCCATCGAGTTGTTTATACTATTTAATAGAGCTAATCAGTCTCGTGATATTCAAATATTCTAGAATCTTCTTTTATATAGTTGCTAATTATGAACACAATTTTCTATTTCTCGGGGTGTTGTTCACTTCGATGGAATTCCAAAATTTTGgtaattaaataattttattcgCTCATTCTCAATCGTGCACTTTTTTGACTTGTGGTAATAAGATACCAATCGCATGTCTTTGATGTATGGAGAGAAGTGGGAGTTATTCCCCGTTAACCGACTATTACGTTTTTTCTCCCCTCGCTTGTGAAGTAGTGAAATCTGTTTTTCATAGATTATTTGTATAATAATCATCTTATTCTCATAGACAACTAAAACTCTTTTCCAGTTCGCCTTCCTGATTTATACTTTTACGAGATATCGGAGATAAATAATGTTTCAGAAGGTGAActtttgatcgctgtcgtatgcgtcaaaaaaaatattactttctcacaacttaaaatatataatatagcaagggtaagaaaggatcgttcccacagagaggtcttaggtCGTCAagttgtttcgatttcttatataaacaaaggggggatttttctgttttttataaagtaaattaaactaaaagaaaataaataaacaagcaCACAAATCAAGATGTGAAGATATTGATTAAGGttttcgtcttcaatcacaaTTTGTGTCTAATCAACTTCAGTTCTTCATCATATTCCGCCCCATATCTTTCCTGTGATTTTATCCTCATCATCTCCTTGAAGTCTTCTCTTGATTTCTCTGTAACAAATCTGCAGCCATATATTCTCACTCGTATCTGAATTTTAGATCGAGTGTAATGAGGAAGAGAAACACATTTTCTTGATTTTAGGGCTGAGGTAATGAAGAGAAAAACTATAGGCACCCAGCAAATTAATACAAGCCACCAAAAGAGTTGTTGTAAGCAGCTGGTTGACCTTTATCCTCCGTTGCGCTCCCAATAGCATGTGCACATGAAATGATGCTTTACCCTTCCAGCTCAAGATAGATGATTTCagcttctttcgctccaaatggctatttcttccttcttttgctcccaaggactccattgcacctaataactcaaaaccaaacataagagatgcaattcacaaggataatagcaaagaaagtatatgtactagatataaaattaggtgttttaaaacacctatcaaatttccccacacttagactttgctagtcctcgagcaaatcaaacaaaatttattctaaaggatacatacaactccatctcgtgagggtttactagagatatacgcacaaaacctacttttctaaCTTACTAATTCTCCGTAATGAtatcatccaacgcgctaagaagacatagagattctgcatactagtcataagaagttaagcacatatatgaacacaatctcatccttaaaagttgagagagaaataaccatcccttatcgaaagaaattcgggttcggagtgatcgaaagtctcgactctgcctcacaagaaatggttttatgaagttgctctcaataataaatagatttttatgggtcacacatgtgtccaggtaggaatgaagagagaatcctgcgacacgttgaatggtaggaagaaaaaaccctccgaattgttttgaaaacccacatcttttattcattttgaaaaccctttttctgacgatctctaagaaaggaaatcaatcacttaacgaaggtgggaatatgcttacttacctcgttatccgttcgatgtgcagctagcaccactctcacagcatccatagaaacgtctttggtcttcaatccttgtcttcatcttcgtcttcggtcttcaattcttgatgatgaaatcttgaacttcgtagaatcttgacaatgtgattctttcctctaattccttgttgcttgaaacttcattagaaatatttcttcttccattggctttattgaatgaatataaaaccaaaaacaaactaaacaaaaccataatatgatgcaatgaatatttttttttttaaatgaaagataaataaaagtaaatacaaaatgaaacaaacaaacaatataataaaacaaataatgtacctaacaaaatttctcttgtcttttttttttaattcattattttttttttcatttttcattttttcttgagacaagagaaaataaaataaaaataagataaaataaaataaaaatgcaagtacaaaggccatggtgcaagtactttaccgcttgattcttcacaacttgtatgtctcgatatcataaacttcttgaattctcatcttaataatcttcgctcttgtacaatagtcttgtAAAAAATATGCTctttgtcttgttgctatacttgaatatgaaatctgctcatttctatattgttgcttgtaaaccttgaacgtttcCAACTTTcctttcgaatttgtgatgctcctcttgttgatgatgatggtgtttctatggacctgttggtgtagagagagataaagtggatggtgctaactgcgaacaagaatacaagtggtatgtaagttagcaattcgatgtcaccatcatgattgataaaatagcactcaagagataaaaatagtgtttctattggtgggaggttgggtagctcaccatcctacccggagtttacgtacggtgacacacactctaaaagcacaaatttagacaggtacaaagaattgaaggtcggtgcctctcattatgtaacatgggtagtctccactatatgggaccacaactctaataccgaattctgtctgcacctcatttgccactgggatggttaaatccaactttaactctcatacaagcaagaaacctgatcatgttctctgtcatctctaagttcagtcactcttatgagaatctcgatgtaatcttagcaacatgtatactatgtgactcta
This genomic stretch from Papaver somniferum cultivar HN1 chromosome 5, ASM357369v1, whole genome shotgun sequence harbors:
- the LOC113281182 gene encoding magnesium protoporphyrin IX methyltransferase, chloroplastic-like, with product MAFSTIVSSPVCFHTQNQTHSFPLSNNKPRINKPLITQTKALPPLSTATDVSAITTTFDSTTLAVLGGGSIAALAAILSIADPEKRRQLQAEEVGGGDKEVVREYFNSTGFQRWKKIYGETDDVNKVQLDIRLGHSKTVENVMKILTEDRSLEGVTVCDAGCGTGCLSIPLAKQGAVVYSSDISAAMVSEAEKQAKEELLGGSSDGSSVVPVLPKFTVSDLESLDGKYDTVVCLDVLIHYPQSKADGMIAHLASLAEKRLILSFAPKTYYYDILKRIGELFPGPSKATRAYLHREADIERALQKAGWKVNKKGFTNTQFYFANLIEAVPA